One genomic region from Nilaparvata lugens isolate BPH chromosome 3, ASM1435652v1, whole genome shotgun sequence encodes:
- the LOC111058281 gene encoding uncharacterized protein LOC111058281 has translation MDRNNELSIFSTRELQFSKVEDEILTSMKNVLSSYSDTEAVNKMKEFVTNSQERAFHVNRACEMICELTHCAANQRQLLFVYNPSYHSQQFKLLIHLFDYFSSSSENITKIAVFLTLFSAEHSKRWQILAKLVSMAISVDNADILFLTSILGCQLSVTSEFCSLIVDRTIYDFIFLYPDNIGKLKTLPLSVPTFCNIFIRTVTEMYGRIDGTSKWTNVPNIILEVLIEWIEKYSSQLTSMIDVDNKQPRPTTIGQTMCSTLSPYPVLVKWIVLSSLYEDNEKSQQLFVKLHNSVCGSLVKLREGFNRKLIPASTFIFIIERIKTVIELGTSHEKLDDCLIRLSQVVQVSMHSKAIYGDFHNLPKELDDLLSLKPNRLLHIIVECLKNEMLTP, from the coding sequence ATGGATAGAAATAATGAactctcaattttttcaacaagagaaCTACAGTTTTCAAAAGTGGAAGACGAAATTTTAACATCAATGAAAAACGTATTGTCTTCCTACTCTGATACAGAAGCTGTTAATAAAATGAAGGAATTTGTGACAAACAGCCAAGAGAGAGCTTTCCATGTGAACCGCGCCTGTGAAATGATTTGCGAACTGACTCATTGTGCCGCTAACCAAAGACAATTGCTGTTCGTCTACAACCCATCATATCACTCACAACAATTCAAACTTCTAATTCATTTATTCGATTATTTCAGCTCTTCATCAGAAAACATTACAAAGATAGCTGTATTTCTCACTCTTTTCAGTGCCGAACATTCAAAACGATGGCAGATACTTGCTAAGCTAGTTTCCATGGCTATATCAGTTGATAACGCAGACATTTTATTTCTAACCTCAATCCTGGGGTGTCAGTTATCAGTAACTTCtgaattttgttctcttattgtgGATCGCAccatttatgatttcatattccTCTACCcagataatattggtaaattgaAGACGCTACCCTTATCCGTTCCCAcgttttgtaatattttcataagAACAGTAACTGAAATGTATGGTCGGATAGACGGCACTTCAAAATGGACAAACGTACCAAACATTATCTTGGAAGTGCTCATAGAATGGATAGAAAAGTACAGCTCGCAGCTTACATCTATGATTGATGTTGACAACAAACAGCCTAGGCCTACGACAATTGGTCAAACAATGTGTTCAACTCTTTCCCCTTATCCAGttttagtgaaatggattgtgCTATCGTCTCTTTACGAGGACAACGAAAAATCTCAACAACTATTTGTGAAATTGCATAATTCAGTTTGTGGATCGTTAGTGAAGTTGAGAGAAGGCTTCAACAGGAAATTGATTCCAGCAAGcacatttattttcatcataGAGAGAATAAAAACCGTTATAGAACTGGGAACATCGCACGAAAAACTTGATGACTGCCTCATACGTCTATCTCAGGTTGTTCAAGTCAGCATGCATTCCAAAGCAATCTATGGTGATTTTCACAACTTGCCAAAGGAATTGGATGATCTTCTCAGTCTTAAACCTAACAGATTATTACATATTATAGTTGAATGTTTGAAGAATGAAATGTTGACACCATaa